In the genome of bacterium, one region contains:
- a CDS encoding ATP-binding cassette domain-containing protein, which translates to MIQFENVGLLMTNTKILEDISFRVNKGEFVFLVGPSGAGKSSILKLIHFDVLPTVGTVLVQNNDTRQVKRSQIPYLRRSVGFIFQDYKLLKDKTAYENVAFALEVTGARGRFVKQKALQALHTVGMTHRLGHYPRDLSGGECQRVAIARAVVLEPFILLADEPTGNLDSDSSWAIVDLLEKINHAGTAVLMATHKTEFTGRGASRTLSISEGRIKGCMP; encoded by the coding sequence ATGATACAGTTTGAAAATGTCGGCCTGTTGATGACGAATACGAAAATACTTGAAGATATCAGTTTCAGGGTCAACAAGGGCGAATTTGTGTTTCTGGTGGGACCGTCCGGAGCTGGAAAGAGCTCGATTCTGAAGCTTATTCATTTCGATGTTCTTCCCACGGTTGGGACTGTGCTGGTTCAGAATAACGATACCCGTCAGGTTAAACGTTCGCAGATACCGTATTTACGGCGTTCGGTAGGATTCATTTTTCAGGATTACAAGCTGCTCAAAGATAAAACCGCATATGAAAATGTTGCGTTCGCTCTCGAAGTGACCGGTGCCAGGGGGCGTTTTGTAAAACAGAAGGCGCTCCAGGCTCTTCATACGGTCGGAATGACTCACCGTCTCGGACACTATCCGCGCGACCTGTCCGGAGGCGAATGTCAGCGTGTCGCCATTGCCCGGGCTGTTGTGCTCGAGCCGTTTATTCTCCTCGCGGATGAACCGACAGGAAATCTCGACAGCGACAGTTCATGGGCGATTGTCGATCTTCTGGAAAAAATAAACCATGCCGGCACTGCCGTTCTCATGGCAACACACAAGACAGAATTTACCGGGAGAGGCGCTTCACGGACGCTCTCGATATCGGAGGGGAGGATTAAGGGTTGTATGCCTTGA
- a CDS encoding peptidyl-prolyl cis-trans isomerase: MNMRLIFAFEVLFLVIIYGGCSAGNEKSDTRERVYAKVNGARLTESDMKALVPGDVYDKMTEMHKSEVVKGWAKNEVLYQEALRRNIDKDPMIARILENSKRNLLVNELLERIFADIKAPSDDELKDYYNKRKDYFVLPDNEYKIRYALFDSREIVDDFWKKVKLGSSFSDLAQKMSKDPSFQNGGDLGIVSEEMIEPEVWKAIIVTYKKLGIVKISDPFSVSGGWACLIIDEIYEQGSVKPFEAVRDQVREMYIVEKREEVKNEFIEQLSQKAKITYESVK; this comes from the coding sequence ATGAACATGCGATTGATTTTCGCATTTGAAGTACTGTTTCTTGTGATAATTTACGGCGGTTGTTCCGCTGGCAATGAAAAAAGCGATACCCGCGAACGCGTATATGCCAAGGTGAACGGCGCCCGGTTGACCGAGTCGGATATGAAAGCGCTGGTCCCCGGAGATGTGTATGATAAAATGACCGAAATGCACAAAAGCGAAGTTGTCAAGGGATGGGCGAAGAATGAGGTTCTTTATCAGGAAGCCCTGAGGCGGAACATTGATAAGGATCCCATGATTGCGCGGATACTGGAAAACTCGAAACGGAATCTGCTCGTGAATGAGTTGCTTGAACGGATTTTTGCTGATATTAAAGCCCCCAGTGATGATGAACTGAAGGATTACTACAATAAACGCAAAGATTATTTTGTTCTGCCCGATAATGAATATAAAATTCGCTATGCGCTTTTCGACAGCAGAGAGATCGTTGATGATTTCTGGAAAAAGGTCAAGCTCGGGAGCAGTTTTTCCGATCTGGCGCAGAAAATGTCGAAAGACCCCAGTTTTCAGAATGGAGGCGATTTGGGGATAGTAAGCGAAGAAATGATCGAACCGGAAGTATGGAAAGCAATCATTGTTACCTATAAAAAACTGGGCATTGTCAAGATATCCGACCCGTTCAGTGTGAGTGGCGGCTGGGCGTGTCTCATTATCGACGAGATATACGAACAGGGTAGTGTCAAGCCGTTCGAAGCCGTCCGCGACCAGGTTCGCGAGATGTATATTGTTGAAAAACGTGAAGAAGTCAAAAATGAATTTATTGAACAGTTGAGTCAGAAAGCCAAAATAACCTACGAATCAGTAAAATAA
- a CDS encoding class I SAM-dependent methyltransferase, which translates to MFGRLQDKIGEVYNRRKHPYSELALIYDLLMDHVEYSAWAAYIDSIFKRYSVDVRSVLEIACGTGSLSIELLKYGYKMTCMDISPSMLRRAAAKFREAGMPMTVFAGDMVSIPVDFQYDAVLCLYDSINYVRNPADFRKAVREVASVIRPGGLFIFDICTVRNSEIFFTNHTMVEHYGDITCERTCRFDPRKRIQENHFIIERSGGKKTYESHYQKIYLLEEIDIMFSDMPFTELGRFDDMTFAHGSEKSMRVHFVLQKL; encoded by the coding sequence ATGTTCGGCAGATTACAGGATAAAATCGGTGAAGTGTATAATCGCCGAAAACACCCGTATTCCGAGCTGGCGCTTATCTATGATCTTCTCATGGACCATGTGGAATACAGCGCCTGGGCTGCTTATATCGATTCAATTTTCAAACGTTATTCGGTGGATGTCCGCTCTGTCCTCGAAATAGCCTGCGGTACCGGAAGCCTGTCTATCGAGCTCCTCAAATACGGTTATAAAATGACCTGTATGGATATCTCGCCATCCATGCTCAGGCGGGCGGCTGCGAAATTCAGAGAAGCCGGAATGCCGATGACTGTATTTGCCGGCGACATGGTTTCCATCCCCGTCGATTTTCAGTACGATGCCGTGCTCTGTCTCTATGATTCGATAAACTATGTCCGGAATCCCGCCGATTTCAGAAAAGCGGTACGGGAGGTGGCATCTGTCATCAGGCCCGGCGGTCTTTTCATTTTCGATATCTGCACCGTAAGAAATTCCGAAATTTTTTTTACCAATCATACCATGGTCGAGCATTACGGCGATATTACATGCGAAAGGACCTGCAGGTTCGATCCGCGTAAACGGATTCAGGAGAATCATTTCATCATCGAGCGCTCCGGCGGGAAAAAGACATACGAAAGTCACTATCAGAAAATATACCTTCTTGAAGAAATTGACATCATGTTTTCGGATATGCCGTTTACCGAACTCGGACGGTTTGATGACATGACATTTGCGCATGGTTCCGAAAAATCGATGCGCGTTCATTTCGTCCTGCAGAAATTATAA
- a CDS encoding peptidylprolyl isomerase, producing the protein MKKMILFWLLVSCVLCIRHGVTGAEEQMIDRVVAVVGDEIILLSDVQHNLNVQMMNRNLSMNSSPQVLRQLQHEVLRDMINQKLLLEKASRDSIVADPRDIDLFMNEHLANLKQQLGTEEAYQEALRENGFTEQQLRYMFRIMAEKNVLEQMLLQDIKRRISVTPQEMETWYNAHKDSLPTIPEQFKLSHIMLTPKVTPEKEQIVRKKLEDIRDRARAGEDFGQLAKQYSEDPVTSPNGGDIGFFGRGVMIQEFSDVAFTLKPGMISDVVKTIYGLHIVKVDTTRMVVDDRGQQSEEVKARHILLRLEPGEEDEKATIAKLNEIRSEVLSGASTFENMAKQYSDDKDSRDLGGKLNWQTRESLQNIDLAQFYTEAKKLKPGEISEPFRTKYGYHIIELDEYKPEHVVTIKEDRTLIENQLNQEKTMQELDRILSGLNDETYIDIRLE; encoded by the coding sequence ATGAAAAAAATGATTTTATTCTGGTTGCTTGTTTCGTGTGTTCTGTGTATACGGCATGGTGTTACGGGAGCCGAGGAGCAGATGATCGACAGGGTCGTCGCAGTGGTGGGAGATGAAATAATACTGTTGTCCGATGTCCAGCATAATCTGAATGTTCAGATGATGAACCGTAATCTCAGCATGAACAGCTCTCCGCAGGTGCTCCGTCAGCTCCAGCATGAAGTACTCCGTGATATGATCAACCAGAAGCTGCTTCTGGAAAAGGCATCCCGTGATTCAATCGTGGCGGACCCGAGAGATATCGATCTGTTCATGAACGAGCACCTCGCTAATCTCAAGCAGCAGCTGGGAACCGAGGAAGCATATCAGGAAGCCCTTCGGGAAAACGGTTTCACCGAACAGCAGTTACGGTACATGTTCAGGATCATGGCTGAAAAAAATGTTCTCGAACAGATGCTGCTTCAGGACATCAAACGGCGAATTTCGGTAACGCCCCAGGAAATGGAAACATGGTATAATGCCCACAAGGATTCCTTGCCAACGATTCCCGAACAGTTTAAACTGAGCCACATCATGCTGACACCGAAAGTAACGCCTGAAAAAGAACAGATTGTTCGTAAAAAGCTCGAAGACATTCGTGACAGAGCACGCGCCGGTGAGGATTTCGGCCAATTGGCCAAACAGTATTCCGAAGACCCTGTCACCAGCCCGAACGGCGGTGATATTGGATTTTTCGGACGCGGAGTGATGATACAGGAATTCAGTGATGTGGCATTTACCCTCAAACCCGGGATGATATCGGATGTCGTCAAAACGATATACGGCCTCCATATAGTCAAGGTTGACACGACCAGAATGGTGGTCGACGACAGGGGACAGCAGAGCGAAGAGGTAAAGGCTCGGCATATTCTGTTGCGTCTTGAACCCGGAGAAGAGGATGAAAAAGCCACCATCGCGAAATTAAACGAGATTCGGAGCGAAGTCCTTTCGGGGGCATCCACCTTTGAGAATATGGCTAAACAGTATTCCGATGACAAGGATTCACGTGACCTCGGAGGAAAACTGAACTGGCAGACGCGGGAGTCGCTTCAGAATATCGATTTGGCCCAATTTTATACCGAGGCGAAAAAGCTCAAGCCCGGCGAGATTTCCGAACCGTTCAGGACAAAATACGGATATCATATTATTGAGCTTGACGAGTACAAACCCGAACATGTCGTAACGATCAAAGAAGACCGGACTCTCATTGAGAATCAGCTCAACCAGGAAAAAACAATGCAGGAGCTCGACCGTATTCTGAGCGGTCTCAACGATGAAACATACATCGATATACGATTGGAATAA
- the mfd gene encoding transcription-repair coupling factor encodes MLQSILTQYKDNPTLQASLESLLSSRRIAVHGLGGSSSAFLASVIHSELNTTKRRSLLVILPTEEETEVFRDDMENILGRDLIKYFPERDTNPYEHSDSHIEVRCQRLETLDALERGRVNIVVSSVRGIHDPATPPGLVSLVSVDVVKGSRVSFDDFVRSLVFKGFKRTNTVNAAGQVAVRGGIVDIFPFGGEVPYRVEFWGDEIESVRIFSTSTQRSLEQVAGFRIIPPDEFITEAGLNTDDERRISLAEKNAGVSLDRIRGSFDGRDRPEGIEQYLYLVFGSRASLVRYFPDDTVVMVFDPGRCMEELEKRLDHAWILWERQRHEDPDIVSPEYLYEKPVTFMAGLERMLYIENCYLRPPDREVIEFNITPSRQYQGNIDEVKQDIRKARASGLSCHIACDNTGQVDRLNELLDDSMGEYSAFVARLSGGFVDPATGISLFTDHEIFSRYRRRIRYRRFKDGVPIPDFRSLKIGDFVVHIDYGIGKYMGLRRLQVGGAESDCLLIHYQGDDKLFLPVDQLKRLKKFTSEEGVFPVVSKLGGTAWDKLKERTKKSIERMAKDLLRLYAERKAYSGHAFNPDRMMLQELVGSFIFEDTPDQKRSWEDVRADMENSSPMDRLICGDVGFGKTEIAVRASFMAVLDGMQVVILVPTTILADQHDETFRERLADFPVKVDSLSRFRSAKEQKDILNRLAVGDIDIIIGTHRLLSGDVHLRKLGLLIIDEEQRFGVRHKERIKQLRRNVDVLAMSATPIPRTLNLSLSGARDISFITTPPPDRYSVHTEIIPFEERHIVEAIMREVDRGGQIYFVHNRVRSIEAMTRYLIKLLPNVTFGMAHGQLPEKELERVMRDFHHGKFQVLVSTMIIENGLDIPSVNTIIINRADTFGLSQLYQLRGRVGRSNRRAYAYLLVPPKVPLSKIARQRLRIIEEFAELGSGFKIAMRDLEIRGAGNILGTEQSGFIASVGFDLYSELLRETVAELRGERISKPPEVEMKVKVDSFIPESYIPDSNERVVFYRRLSETVTLQQVEAIEEELKDRFGRPENPVRNLLDITYIRHYASLLNVSEVTLRDHEVSMFMPEGIGVTRSAIEEMVKKSPVKLLFSSGTDGMTVSFVFPEENDGALSGFKKVLQVITK; translated from the coding sequence ATGTTACAGTCAATCCTCACGCAATATAAAGATAACCCGACGCTGCAGGCCTCACTTGAGTCGCTGCTGAGCTCACGGCGGATTGCCGTCCATGGCCTGGGCGGATCATCCTCCGCTTTTCTGGCTTCCGTGATTCATTCCGAATTGAACACAACGAAACGACGTTCTCTGCTGGTCATTCTTCCGACAGAAGAGGAAACGGAGGTTTTCCGCGATGACATGGAAAACATCCTGGGCCGTGACCTCATTAAATACTTCCCCGAGCGCGACACGAATCCCTACGAGCACAGCGACAGTCATATCGAGGTCAGATGTCAGCGTCTGGAAACTCTCGATGCCCTCGAGCGCGGCCGTGTAAATATCGTCGTCTCGTCGGTCAGAGGGATTCACGATCCAGCGACTCCGCCCGGTCTTGTATCCCTTGTCAGTGTCGATGTCGTGAAAGGAAGCAGGGTCAGTTTCGATGATTTTGTCCGGTCGCTTGTGTTCAAGGGGTTCAAACGTACCAACACGGTGAATGCCGCCGGTCAGGTTGCTGTCAGGGGAGGGATTGTGGATATTTTCCCCTTCGGAGGCGAGGTCCCTTACCGTGTGGAATTCTGGGGAGATGAGATAGAATCTGTCCGTATCTTCTCGACTTCCACCCAGCGTTCCCTCGAACAGGTCGCCGGATTCAGAATAATACCTCCCGATGAGTTTATTACCGAAGCCGGGCTGAATACCGATGATGAACGCCGCATCAGTCTTGCCGAAAAGAATGCGGGCGTCAGTCTCGATCGTATCAGGGGCTCTTTTGATGGCCGCGACAGGCCGGAGGGTATCGAACAGTATCTCTATCTCGTATTCGGTTCACGGGCTTCCCTTGTCCGGTATTTCCCCGATGATACGGTGGTGATGGTATTCGATCCCGGCCGGTGTATGGAGGAGCTTGAAAAACGTCTCGATCATGCGTGGATACTCTGGGAGCGTCAGCGTCATGAAGACCCGGATATTGTCTCCCCCGAGTATTTATATGAAAAGCCCGTGACATTCATGGCGGGTCTTGAGCGGATGCTGTATATCGAGAACTGTTATCTCCGTCCCCCGGACAGAGAAGTAATCGAATTCAATATCACTCCTTCGCGGCAGTATCAGGGGAACATTGACGAGGTAAAACAAGACATCCGGAAGGCCCGCGCTTCGGGATTGTCATGTCATATTGCCTGCGACAATACCGGCCAGGTCGATCGCCTTAACGAGCTTCTCGACGATTCGATGGGTGAATATTCCGCATTTGTTGCGCGGCTTTCGGGGGGATTTGTCGATCCGGCAACGGGCATCTCACTCTTTACCGATCACGAAATTTTCAGCAGGTACAGGAGACGTATCCGTTACCGTCGTTTCAAGGATGGCGTTCCGATACCCGATTTCAGGTCGCTGAAGATTGGTGATTTCGTTGTCCATATCGATTATGGCATCGGTAAATACATGGGTCTCAGACGGTTGCAGGTCGGCGGAGCGGAATCCGACTGTCTCCTGATTCACTATCAGGGCGATGACAAGCTCTTTCTTCCCGTGGATCAGTTGAAGCGGCTGAAAAAATTCACCTCCGAAGAGGGCGTGTTCCCCGTAGTCAGCAAACTCGGTGGAACGGCCTGGGACAAGCTCAAAGAGCGTACCAAGAAATCCATCGAACGGATGGCTAAAGACCTTCTCAGGCTTTACGCCGAGCGGAAAGCGTATTCCGGTCATGCGTTCAATCCCGACAGGATGATGCTTCAGGAGCTTGTCGGTTCGTTTATTTTTGAGGATACACCCGATCAGAAGCGGTCATGGGAAGATGTTCGCGCCGACATGGAAAATTCCTCTCCCATGGACAGGCTTATCTGCGGAGATGTCGGTTTCGGAAAGACCGAGATCGCTGTCCGGGCTTCTTTCATGGCCGTGCTGGATGGTATGCAGGTTGTTATCCTCGTACCGACGACGATTCTTGCGGACCAGCATGACGAAACCTTCAGGGAACGTCTTGCCGATTTTCCGGTTAAAGTCGATTCTCTGTCTCGTTTCCGCTCGGCGAAGGAGCAGAAGGACATTTTAAACCGTCTCGCGGTGGGAGATATCGATATTATCATCGGAACGCACCGTCTTCTTTCCGGGGATGTTCACCTCAGGAAACTGGGACTTCTCATAATCGACGAGGAGCAGCGCTTCGGTGTCAGGCACAAGGAGCGGATCAAACAGCTCCGCCGTAATGTCGATGTGCTCGCCATGAGCGCCACGCCGATTCCGAGAACGCTCAATTTATCCCTTTCCGGCGCCCGCGATATCTCGTTTATCACAACTCCGCCTCCTGACCGGTACAGCGTACATACCGAAATCATACCCTTCGAGGAACGGCATATCGTGGAAGCGATCATGAGAGAAGTAGACCGCGGCGGCCAGATATATTTCGTTCATAACCGGGTGCGGTCCATCGAGGCCATGACACGGTATCTGATAAAGCTTCTGCCCAATGTGACCTTCGGAATGGCTCACGGTCAGCTGCCGGAAAAAGAACTCGAACGGGTGATGCGCGATTTTCATCATGGCAAATTCCAGGTTCTTGTCTCGACCATGATTATCGAGAACGGTCTCGACATTCCCTCGGTCAATACGATTATTATCAACCGGGCCGATACATTCGGTCTTTCCCAGTTGTACCAGCTTCGCGGGAGGGTTGGACGGTCGAACAGGAGGGCATATGCCTATCTCCTTGTTCCGCCGAAGGTTCCCCTTTCCAAGATTGCGCGGCAGCGACTGCGGATCATCGAGGAATTTGCGGAGCTCGGCAGTGGTTTCAAGATAGCGATGCGTGATCTTGAAATCCGCGGCGCGGGAAATATTCTCGGTACGGAACAGTCCGGCTTCATCGCTTCCGTAGGCTTCGATCTGTATTCCGAGCTTTTACGTGAAACCGTTGCCGAGCTGAGAGGTGAAAGAATTAGTAAACCGCCGGAAGTTGAAATGAAAGTGAAAGTCGATTCTTTCATACCGGAAAGTTATATACCGGATTCGAATGAACGGGTGGTATTTTACAGGAGACTGTCCGAAACTGTTACACTTCAACAGGTTGAGGCGATAGAGGAAGAGCTGAAGGACCGTTTTGGTCGTCCGGAGAATCCGGTAAGAAACCTGCTCGATATCACCTATATCCGTCATTATGCCTCTCTGCTCAATGTGTCGGAAGTAACGCTCAGGGATCATGAGGTGAGCATGTTTATGCCCGAGGGAATAGGGGTGACACGCAGCGCCATAGAAGAGATGGTTAAAAAATCGCCTGTGAAATTACTGTTCTCCTCCGGCACTGATGGGATGACAGTTTCGTTTGTTTTTCCCGAGGAAAACGATGGCGCTCTTTCCGGTTTTAAAAAGGTCTTGCAGGTAATAACCAAATAA